In a single window of the Bufo bufo chromosome 5, aBufBuf1.1, whole genome shotgun sequence genome:
- the PEX1 gene encoding peroxisome biogenesis factor 1 isoform X4, with protein sequence MLGGGITGAAAAAAVTLTLTGAKDAFLRLAPELRAQLRLEQGCAVEVTWDEQPVYLGWMESRSRNADYTAVELSRQMAEKLGLVDGQQVILKPCSMVPSCKEVTVEPLSADDWEILELHAAALEMHLLDQIRIVYPKAVFPVWVDLHTCIYIQIGALTPAASYGRLEPLTELIVTPKSRTSENVPSHLPPFKSADCDLGSRRTTQGTTSSSDTSSLRDISEIHTPQASSVWDSIVDLFSWALGKNPSQTPGASDRDVFGRTLLKSVSLEAIFRVSRRVPPIISNSQAFLDHTNDNTVQVFLWYPEPPGLIPDVVVSYGTIVEIPSPKRRKKNSKASAEGSEGKKESADAAAGIHEAVVKIVWHGFEDIKDVIEYDTRNGNTHIAKVWIPERLRKSLNINISSAVRIQSLEAQPKIPSSIVLQPKQRLDKDVAAEDVKAAFGAWLQSHSTSSSPWISGKTDTAQLSLGEEIAEFTLSLDDSSEPTNQDEIFLLCQDSLQKTKIHVNLEFTPPENAPTLPQPDQNLTYLQMNRLGGVDGLLTACYEHIVHCLMGRPLSRQFVSTASGLRSGAVLLSGPKGCGKSAVAKALCTEAFDGMEAYVEEINCKLLKGKTLESLCQTLEEGFAEAAWRQPAVLLLDDLDQIAGVPATPEQEQSPEAMHSKQVSHVLKDLMKEIIRMETQIAVIATSQSEHSLNPILISSQGVHLFQCLKAIHPPAQKERSELLRCIVENRLSCDIARFGDLDLPQLAKETEGFVAKDFVMLAERAIESSVATRKIYSKRDLVLSTSDLQKALKGFTPMSLKNANLHKPKDQGWTVVGGLHSVRQVLKDTIELPAKYPELFANLPIRHRSGVLLYGAPGTGKTLLAGVIAHESGMNFISIKGPELLSKYIGASEQAVRDVFTRAQAARPCILFFDEFDSIAPQRGHDNTGVTDRVVNQMLTELDGVEGLQGVYVLAATSRPDLIDPALLRPGRLDECLYCPPPDQVSRYEILKGLSCSMMLDRDVDFQYIASRTENFTGADLKALLYNAQLEAIHSSLAPSAPQDSGSGSDSDASLSSMIFLNHSSASDESSGEPDSALEQSFTSLDMVKIPPDDSKSNIWRLYFGSSNDSDLGNGSSDQEEPPHCQMESKKKMCVGQKHLLAALATTRPSISAEDWRFFNHLYEKFQNPKSSSGQTHGRGQKVTLA encoded by the exons GTTATCCTCAAGCCGTGCAGCATGGTCCCATCTTGTAAGGAAGTGACAGTTGAACCGCTGTCTGCTGATGACTGGGAAATACTG GAGCTGCACGCCGCTGCCCTTGAAATGCATCTCCTGGACCAGATCCGAATAGTTTACCCGAAAGCGGTGTTCCCCgtgtgggtggacctgcacacctgtaTATACATTCAGATAG gAGCACTGACACCAGCTGCAAGTTATGGCCGACTGGAGCCCCTGACAGAGTTAATTGTGACTCCGAAGAGCAGAACGTCCGAGAACGTGCCGTCACATTTGCCCCCTTTCAAAAGTGCAGACTGTGACCTTGGGTCCAGAAGAACGACTCAGGGAACCACAAGTAGCAGCGATACCTCGTCGCTCAGAGACATCTCCGAAATTCACACTCCCCAGGCCTCCAGTGTATGGGACTCAATAGTAGATCTCTTTTCATGGGCTCTAGGGAAGAACCCCTCACAGACTCCCGGTGCCAGCGATAGGGACGTGTTTGGAAGGACTTTGCTGAAAAGCGTCAGTCTCGAAGCGATTTTTCGAGTGTCCCGCCGCGTTCCCCCTATTATAAGTAATAGCCAAGCCTTCCTAGACCATACAAATGATAACACGGTCCAGGTGTTTCTGTGGTACCCCGAGCCCCCAGGTTTAATTCCAGACGTAGTCGTGTCCTATGGAACAATTGTAGAAATCCCTTCACCGAAGAGACGGAAAAAGAATAGCAAGGCGAGCGCAGAAGGATCGGAGGGGAAGAAGGAATCAGCTGATGCGGCCGCTGGGATACACGAAGCCGTGGTGAAGATTGTGTGGCACGGGTTTGAAGATATCAAAGATGTCATTGAGTACGACACCAGAAACGGGAACACTCATATTGCAAAAGTTTGG ATTCCAGAGAGGTTAAGAAAGAGCTTGAATATTAACATTTCTTCAGCTGTCAGGATACAGTCATTAGAAGCACAGCCCAAAATCCCGTCATCGATCGTGCTGCAACCGAAGCAGCGCTTG GACAAGGACGTTGCAGCGGAGGATGTAAAGGCTGCGTTCGGAGCGTGGCTGCAGTCGCACAGTACCTCCTCCTCGCCTTGGATTTCAGGGAAAACGGATACCGCACAACTTTCTCTGGGTGAAG AAATTGCAGAATTCACATTAAGTCTAGATGATTCTTCCGAACCGACAAACCAGGACGAAATCTTCCTGTTATGTCAGGACTCTCTGCAGAAGACTAAAATTCAT GTGAATTTAGAATTTACTCCCCCTGAAAATGCTCCAACTCTTCCTCAGCCTGACCAAAACCTCACTTACCTGCAGATGAACAGATTGGG TGGTGTGGATGGCTTACTGACAGCCTGCTACGAGCACATTGTTCACTGTCTAATGGGACGTCCATTGTCCAGACAGTTTGTCTCCACAGCCTCTGGACTCCGCAGCGGAGCCGTCCTCCTTTCTGGACCAAAG GGCTGTGGAAAGTCTGCTGTAGCGAAGGCGTTATGTACGGAGGCGTTTGACGGCATGGAGGCTTACGTGGAAGAAATCAACTGTAAATTGTTAAAAG GAAAGACTCTAGAAAGCTTATGCCAGACTCTGGAAGAAGGATTTGCTGAGGCAGCGTGGAGGCAGCCGGCCGTCCTTTTACTGGATGACCTGGATCAGATTGCTGGAGTGCCGGCGACACCAGAACAAGAGCAGAGCCCGGAGGCCATGCACAGCAAGCAAGTTTCACATG TTCTGAAAGATTTAATGAAGGAAATAATTAGGATGGAGACCCAGATCGCGGTCATCGCCACCAGCCAGTCCGAGCATTCCTTGAATCCCATCCTTATTTCATCACAAGGAGTTCATCTCTTCCAGTGCCTTAAAGCCATCCACCCTCCAGCACAG AAAGAGCGATCAGAGCTGTTACGCTGCATTGTAGAAAACAGACTTTCATGTGACATTGCTCGATTTGGCGACCTTGATCTCCCTCAGCTGGCAAAGGAAACGGAAGGTTTTGTAGCCAAAGATTTTGTCATGCTTGCGGAACGAGCCATAgagtccagtgtggctacaaggaAGATCTACAGTAAGCGAG atttagTTTTGTCGACATCAGACTTACAGAAAGCCCTTAAAGGTTTCACCCCCATGTCCCTGAAGAACGCCAATTTACACAAGCCGAAGGACCAGGGCTGGACTGTGGTGGGAGGACTGCACTCTGTACGGCAGGTTCTGAAGGACACCATTGAGTTACCGGCCAAG tatCCAGAGTTATTTGCAAACCTCCCAATCCGGCACAGATCTGGTGTGCTGCTGTATGGGGCCCCGGGCACCGGGAAGACTTTGTTGGCTGGTGTTATTGCTCATGAAAGCGGGATGAATTTCATCAGTATTAAG GGTCCTGAGCTTCtcagcaaatatattggagccagTGAGCAGGCCGTGCGGGATGTCTTTACCAG AGCCCAGGCTGCCAGGCCCTGCATCTTGTTCTTTGACGAGTTTGACTCCATTGCGCCACAAAGAGGACACGATAATACAGGAGTCACTGACAGAGTGGTCAATCAGATGCTGACGGAACTGGATGGGGTGGAGGGGTTACAAG GAGTTTATGTTCTGGCAGCCACCAGTCGCCCAGATTTGATTGATCCTGCCCTACTTCGACCTGGCCGCCTGGATGAATGTTTGTACTGTCCGCCTCCAGACCAG gTGTCTCGGTATGAAATCCTGAAAGGTCTCAGCTGCTCCATGATGTTAGACCGCGATGTGGATTTTCAGTACATTGCTAGTCGGACAGAAAACTTTACAGGAGCGGATCTGAAGGCCTTGTTATATAATGCTCAGCTGGAGGCCATCCATTCAAGCCTAGCACCCAGTGCACCCCAG GACAGCGGGTCTGGATCCGACAGTGACGCCAGCTTATCTTCAATGATTTTCCTGAACCACAGCAGTGCATCAGATGAATCTTCAGGAGAACCAGACAGTGCCCTGGAACAGTCCTTTACCTCCCTGGATATGGTGAAAATTCCTCCGGATGATTCAAAGTCCAATATATGGCGGCTTTATTTTGGCAGCTCCAATGACTCTGACTTGGGGAATGGCAGTTCAGATCAG GAGGAGCCGCCTCACTGCCAGATGGAATCAAAGAAGAAAATGTGCGTTGGCCAAAAGCACCTTCTGGCAGCACTTGCCACTACCAGACCGTCTATAAGTGCAGAAGACTGGAGGTTCTTCAACCATCT
- the PEX1 gene encoding peroxisome biogenesis factor 1 isoform X1: protein MLGGGITGAAAAAAVTLTLTGAKDAFLRLAPELRAQLRLEQGCAVEVTWDEQPVYLGWMESRSRNADYTAVELSRQMAEKLGLVDGQQVILKPCSMVPSCKEVTVEPLSADDWEILELHAAALEMHLLDQIRIVYPKAVFPVWVDLHTCIYIQIGALTPAASYGRLEPLTELIVTPKSRTSENVPSHLPPFKSADCDLGSRRTTQGTTSSSDTSSLRDISEIHTPQASSVWDSIVDLFSWALGKNPSQTPGASDRDVFGRTLLKSVSLEAIFRVSRRVPPIISNSQAFLDHTNDNTVQVFLWYPEPPGLIPDVVVSYGTIVEIPSPKRRKKNSKASAEGSEGKKESADAAAGIHEAVVKIVWHGFEDIKDVIEYDTRNGNTHIAKVWIPERLRKSLNINISSAVRIQSLEAQPKIPSSIVLQPKQRLDKDVAAEDVKAAFGAWLQSHSTSSSPWISGKTDTAQLSLGEEIAEFTLSLDDSSEPTNQDEIFLLCQDSLQKTKIHVNLEFTPPENAPTLPQPDQNLTYLQMNRLGGVDGLLTACYEHIVHCLMGRPLSRQFVSTASGLRSGAVLLSGPKGCGKSAVAKALCTEAFDGMEAYVEEINCKLLKGKTLESLCQTLEEGFAEAAWRQPAVLLLDDLDQIAGVPATPEQEQSPEAMHSKQVSHVLKDLMKEIIRMETQIAVIATSQSEHSLNPILISSQGVHLFQCLKAIHPPAQKERSELLRCIVENRLSCDIARFGDLDLPQLAKETEGFVAKDFVMLAERAIESSVATRKIYSKRDLVLSTSDLQKALKGFTPMSLKNANLHKPKDQGWTVVGGLHSVRQVLKDTIELPAKYPELFANLPIRHRSGVLLYGAPGTGKTLLAGVIAHESGMNFISIKGPELLSKYIGASEQAVRDVFTRAQAARPCILFFDEFDSIAPQRGHDNTGVTDRVVNQMLTELDGVEGLQGVYVLAATSRPDLIDPALLRPGRLDECLYCPPPDQVSRYEILKGLSCSMMLDRDVDFQYIASRTENFTGADLKALLYNAQLEAIHSSLAPSAPQDSGSGSDSDASLSSMIFLNHSSASDESSGEPDSALEQSFTSLDMVKIPPDDSKSNIWRLYFGSSNDSDLGNGSSDQVLALTCHSLSGSNSITYDFTGLSVGELVSSQPLVFLTSSAQEDLQEHCQNARAETALTNYKNLEEPPHCQMESKKKMCVGQKHLLAALATTRPSISAEDWRFFNHLYEKFQNPKSSSGQTHGRGQKVTLA, encoded by the exons GTTATCCTCAAGCCGTGCAGCATGGTCCCATCTTGTAAGGAAGTGACAGTTGAACCGCTGTCTGCTGATGACTGGGAAATACTG GAGCTGCACGCCGCTGCCCTTGAAATGCATCTCCTGGACCAGATCCGAATAGTTTACCCGAAAGCGGTGTTCCCCgtgtgggtggacctgcacacctgtaTATACATTCAGATAG gAGCACTGACACCAGCTGCAAGTTATGGCCGACTGGAGCCCCTGACAGAGTTAATTGTGACTCCGAAGAGCAGAACGTCCGAGAACGTGCCGTCACATTTGCCCCCTTTCAAAAGTGCAGACTGTGACCTTGGGTCCAGAAGAACGACTCAGGGAACCACAAGTAGCAGCGATACCTCGTCGCTCAGAGACATCTCCGAAATTCACACTCCCCAGGCCTCCAGTGTATGGGACTCAATAGTAGATCTCTTTTCATGGGCTCTAGGGAAGAACCCCTCACAGACTCCCGGTGCCAGCGATAGGGACGTGTTTGGAAGGACTTTGCTGAAAAGCGTCAGTCTCGAAGCGATTTTTCGAGTGTCCCGCCGCGTTCCCCCTATTATAAGTAATAGCCAAGCCTTCCTAGACCATACAAATGATAACACGGTCCAGGTGTTTCTGTGGTACCCCGAGCCCCCAGGTTTAATTCCAGACGTAGTCGTGTCCTATGGAACAATTGTAGAAATCCCTTCACCGAAGAGACGGAAAAAGAATAGCAAGGCGAGCGCAGAAGGATCGGAGGGGAAGAAGGAATCAGCTGATGCGGCCGCTGGGATACACGAAGCCGTGGTGAAGATTGTGTGGCACGGGTTTGAAGATATCAAAGATGTCATTGAGTACGACACCAGAAACGGGAACACTCATATTGCAAAAGTTTGG ATTCCAGAGAGGTTAAGAAAGAGCTTGAATATTAACATTTCTTCAGCTGTCAGGATACAGTCATTAGAAGCACAGCCCAAAATCCCGTCATCGATCGTGCTGCAACCGAAGCAGCGCTTG GACAAGGACGTTGCAGCGGAGGATGTAAAGGCTGCGTTCGGAGCGTGGCTGCAGTCGCACAGTACCTCCTCCTCGCCTTGGATTTCAGGGAAAACGGATACCGCACAACTTTCTCTGGGTGAAG AAATTGCAGAATTCACATTAAGTCTAGATGATTCTTCCGAACCGACAAACCAGGACGAAATCTTCCTGTTATGTCAGGACTCTCTGCAGAAGACTAAAATTCAT GTGAATTTAGAATTTACTCCCCCTGAAAATGCTCCAACTCTTCCTCAGCCTGACCAAAACCTCACTTACCTGCAGATGAACAGATTGGG TGGTGTGGATGGCTTACTGACAGCCTGCTACGAGCACATTGTTCACTGTCTAATGGGACGTCCATTGTCCAGACAGTTTGTCTCCACAGCCTCTGGACTCCGCAGCGGAGCCGTCCTCCTTTCTGGACCAAAG GGCTGTGGAAAGTCTGCTGTAGCGAAGGCGTTATGTACGGAGGCGTTTGACGGCATGGAGGCTTACGTGGAAGAAATCAACTGTAAATTGTTAAAAG GAAAGACTCTAGAAAGCTTATGCCAGACTCTGGAAGAAGGATTTGCTGAGGCAGCGTGGAGGCAGCCGGCCGTCCTTTTACTGGATGACCTGGATCAGATTGCTGGAGTGCCGGCGACACCAGAACAAGAGCAGAGCCCGGAGGCCATGCACAGCAAGCAAGTTTCACATG TTCTGAAAGATTTAATGAAGGAAATAATTAGGATGGAGACCCAGATCGCGGTCATCGCCACCAGCCAGTCCGAGCATTCCTTGAATCCCATCCTTATTTCATCACAAGGAGTTCATCTCTTCCAGTGCCTTAAAGCCATCCACCCTCCAGCACAG AAAGAGCGATCAGAGCTGTTACGCTGCATTGTAGAAAACAGACTTTCATGTGACATTGCTCGATTTGGCGACCTTGATCTCCCTCAGCTGGCAAAGGAAACGGAAGGTTTTGTAGCCAAAGATTTTGTCATGCTTGCGGAACGAGCCATAgagtccagtgtggctacaaggaAGATCTACAGTAAGCGAG atttagTTTTGTCGACATCAGACTTACAGAAAGCCCTTAAAGGTTTCACCCCCATGTCCCTGAAGAACGCCAATTTACACAAGCCGAAGGACCAGGGCTGGACTGTGGTGGGAGGACTGCACTCTGTACGGCAGGTTCTGAAGGACACCATTGAGTTACCGGCCAAG tatCCAGAGTTATTTGCAAACCTCCCAATCCGGCACAGATCTGGTGTGCTGCTGTATGGGGCCCCGGGCACCGGGAAGACTTTGTTGGCTGGTGTTATTGCTCATGAAAGCGGGATGAATTTCATCAGTATTAAG GGTCCTGAGCTTCtcagcaaatatattggagccagTGAGCAGGCCGTGCGGGATGTCTTTACCAG AGCCCAGGCTGCCAGGCCCTGCATCTTGTTCTTTGACGAGTTTGACTCCATTGCGCCACAAAGAGGACACGATAATACAGGAGTCACTGACAGAGTGGTCAATCAGATGCTGACGGAACTGGATGGGGTGGAGGGGTTACAAG GAGTTTATGTTCTGGCAGCCACCAGTCGCCCAGATTTGATTGATCCTGCCCTACTTCGACCTGGCCGCCTGGATGAATGTTTGTACTGTCCGCCTCCAGACCAG gTGTCTCGGTATGAAATCCTGAAAGGTCTCAGCTGCTCCATGATGTTAGACCGCGATGTGGATTTTCAGTACATTGCTAGTCGGACAGAAAACTTTACAGGAGCGGATCTGAAGGCCTTGTTATATAATGCTCAGCTGGAGGCCATCCATTCAAGCCTAGCACCCAGTGCACCCCAG GACAGCGGGTCTGGATCCGACAGTGACGCCAGCTTATCTTCAATGATTTTCCTGAACCACAGCAGTGCATCAGATGAATCTTCAGGAGAACCAGACAGTGCCCTGGAACAGTCCTTTACCTCCCTGGATATGGTGAAAATTCCTCCGGATGATTCAAAGTCCAATATATGGCGGCTTTATTTTGGCAGCTCCAATGACTCTGACTTGGGGAATGGCAGTTCAGATCAGGTACTAGCCTTG ACCTGCCACAGCTTATCTGGAAGCAATTCCATTACATATGATTTCACTGGCTTGTCTGTAGGAGAATTGGTGTCTTCCCAACCTCTAGTGTTCCTAACTTCCTCCGCACAAGAAGATCTCCAGGAGCACTGCCAGAATGCCCGTGCCGAGACCGCTCTTACCAACTACAAGAACTTG GAGGAGCCGCCTCACTGCCAGATGGAATCAAAGAAGAAAATGTGCGTTGGCCAAAAGCACCTTCTGGCAGCACTTGCCACTACCAGACCGTCTATAAGTGCAGAAGACTGGAGGTTCTTCAACCATCT
- the PEX1 gene encoding peroxisome biogenesis factor 1 isoform X3, protein MLGGGITGAAAAAAVTLTLTGAKDAFLRLAPELRAQLRLEQGCAVEVTWDEQPVYLGWMESRSRNADYTAVELSRQMAEKLGLVDGQQVILKPCSMVPSCKEVTVEPLSADDWEILELHAAALEMHLLDQIRIVYPKAVFPVWVDLHTCIYIQIGALTPAASYGRLEPLTELIVTPKSRTSENVPSHLPPFKSADCDLGSRRTTQGTTSSSDTSSLRDISEIHTPQASSVWDSIVDLFSWALGKNPSQTPGASDRDVFGRTLLKSVSLEAIFRVSRRVPPIISNSQAFLDHTNDNTVQVFLWYPEPPGLIPDVVVSYGTIVEIPSPKRRKKNSKASAEGSEGKKESADAAAGIHEAVVKIVWHGFEDIKDVIEYDTRNGNTHIAKVWIPERLRKSLNINISSAVRIQSLEAQPKIPSSIVLQPKQRLDKDVAAEDVKAAFGAWLQSHSTSSSPWISGKTDTAQLSLGEEIAEFTLSLDDSSEPTNQDEIFLLCQDSLQKTKIHVNLEFTPPENAPTLPQPDQNLTYLQMNRLGGVDGLLTACYEHIVHCLMGRPLSRQFVSTASGLRSGAVLLSGPKGCGKSAVAKALCTEAFDGMEAYVEEINCKLLKGKTLESLCQTLEEGFAEAAWRQPAVLLLDDLDQIAGVPATPEQEQSPEAMHSKQVSHVLKDLMKEIIRMETQIAVIATSQSEHSLNPILISSQGVHLFQCLKAIHPPAQKERSELLRCIVENRLSCDIARFGDLDLPQLAKETEGFVAKDFVMLAERAIESSVATRKIYSKRDLVLSTSDLQKALKGFTPMSLKNANLHKPKDQGWTVVGGLHSVRQVLKDTIELPAKYPELFANLPIRHRSGVLLYGAPGTGKTLLAGVIAHESGMNFISIKGPELLSKYIGASEQAVRDVFTRAQAARPCILFFDEFDSIAPQRGHDNTGVTDRVVNQMLTELDGVEGLQGVYVLAATSRPDLIDPALLRPGRLDECLYCPPPDQVSRYEILKGLSCSMMLDRDVDFQYIASRTENFTGADLKALLYNAQLEAIHSSLAPSAPQDSGSGSDSDASLSSMIFLNHSSASDESSGEPDSALEQSFTSLDMVKIPPDDSKSNIWRLYFGSSNDSDLGNGSSDQVLALEEPPHCQMESKKKMCVGQKHLLAALATTRPSISAEDWRFFNHLYEKFQNPKSSSGQTHGRGQKVTLA, encoded by the exons GTTATCCTCAAGCCGTGCAGCATGGTCCCATCTTGTAAGGAAGTGACAGTTGAACCGCTGTCTGCTGATGACTGGGAAATACTG GAGCTGCACGCCGCTGCCCTTGAAATGCATCTCCTGGACCAGATCCGAATAGTTTACCCGAAAGCGGTGTTCCCCgtgtgggtggacctgcacacctgtaTATACATTCAGATAG gAGCACTGACACCAGCTGCAAGTTATGGCCGACTGGAGCCCCTGACAGAGTTAATTGTGACTCCGAAGAGCAGAACGTCCGAGAACGTGCCGTCACATTTGCCCCCTTTCAAAAGTGCAGACTGTGACCTTGGGTCCAGAAGAACGACTCAGGGAACCACAAGTAGCAGCGATACCTCGTCGCTCAGAGACATCTCCGAAATTCACACTCCCCAGGCCTCCAGTGTATGGGACTCAATAGTAGATCTCTTTTCATGGGCTCTAGGGAAGAACCCCTCACAGACTCCCGGTGCCAGCGATAGGGACGTGTTTGGAAGGACTTTGCTGAAAAGCGTCAGTCTCGAAGCGATTTTTCGAGTGTCCCGCCGCGTTCCCCCTATTATAAGTAATAGCCAAGCCTTCCTAGACCATACAAATGATAACACGGTCCAGGTGTTTCTGTGGTACCCCGAGCCCCCAGGTTTAATTCCAGACGTAGTCGTGTCCTATGGAACAATTGTAGAAATCCCTTCACCGAAGAGACGGAAAAAGAATAGCAAGGCGAGCGCAGAAGGATCGGAGGGGAAGAAGGAATCAGCTGATGCGGCCGCTGGGATACACGAAGCCGTGGTGAAGATTGTGTGGCACGGGTTTGAAGATATCAAAGATGTCATTGAGTACGACACCAGAAACGGGAACACTCATATTGCAAAAGTTTGG ATTCCAGAGAGGTTAAGAAAGAGCTTGAATATTAACATTTCTTCAGCTGTCAGGATACAGTCATTAGAAGCACAGCCCAAAATCCCGTCATCGATCGTGCTGCAACCGAAGCAGCGCTTG GACAAGGACGTTGCAGCGGAGGATGTAAAGGCTGCGTTCGGAGCGTGGCTGCAGTCGCACAGTACCTCCTCCTCGCCTTGGATTTCAGGGAAAACGGATACCGCACAACTTTCTCTGGGTGAAG AAATTGCAGAATTCACATTAAGTCTAGATGATTCTTCCGAACCGACAAACCAGGACGAAATCTTCCTGTTATGTCAGGACTCTCTGCAGAAGACTAAAATTCAT GTGAATTTAGAATTTACTCCCCCTGAAAATGCTCCAACTCTTCCTCAGCCTGACCAAAACCTCACTTACCTGCAGATGAACAGATTGGG TGGTGTGGATGGCTTACTGACAGCCTGCTACGAGCACATTGTTCACTGTCTAATGGGACGTCCATTGTCCAGACAGTTTGTCTCCACAGCCTCTGGACTCCGCAGCGGAGCCGTCCTCCTTTCTGGACCAAAG GGCTGTGGAAAGTCTGCTGTAGCGAAGGCGTTATGTACGGAGGCGTTTGACGGCATGGAGGCTTACGTGGAAGAAATCAACTGTAAATTGTTAAAAG GAAAGACTCTAGAAAGCTTATGCCAGACTCTGGAAGAAGGATTTGCTGAGGCAGCGTGGAGGCAGCCGGCCGTCCTTTTACTGGATGACCTGGATCAGATTGCTGGAGTGCCGGCGACACCAGAACAAGAGCAGAGCCCGGAGGCCATGCACAGCAAGCAAGTTTCACATG TTCTGAAAGATTTAATGAAGGAAATAATTAGGATGGAGACCCAGATCGCGGTCATCGCCACCAGCCAGTCCGAGCATTCCTTGAATCCCATCCTTATTTCATCACAAGGAGTTCATCTCTTCCAGTGCCTTAAAGCCATCCACCCTCCAGCACAG AAAGAGCGATCAGAGCTGTTACGCTGCATTGTAGAAAACAGACTTTCATGTGACATTGCTCGATTTGGCGACCTTGATCTCCCTCAGCTGGCAAAGGAAACGGAAGGTTTTGTAGCCAAAGATTTTGTCATGCTTGCGGAACGAGCCATAgagtccagtgtggctacaaggaAGATCTACAGTAAGCGAG atttagTTTTGTCGACATCAGACTTACAGAAAGCCCTTAAAGGTTTCACCCCCATGTCCCTGAAGAACGCCAATTTACACAAGCCGAAGGACCAGGGCTGGACTGTGGTGGGAGGACTGCACTCTGTACGGCAGGTTCTGAAGGACACCATTGAGTTACCGGCCAAG tatCCAGAGTTATTTGCAAACCTCCCAATCCGGCACAGATCTGGTGTGCTGCTGTATGGGGCCCCGGGCACCGGGAAGACTTTGTTGGCTGGTGTTATTGCTCATGAAAGCGGGATGAATTTCATCAGTATTAAG GGTCCTGAGCTTCtcagcaaatatattggagccagTGAGCAGGCCGTGCGGGATGTCTTTACCAG AGCCCAGGCTGCCAGGCCCTGCATCTTGTTCTTTGACGAGTTTGACTCCATTGCGCCACAAAGAGGACACGATAATACAGGAGTCACTGACAGAGTGGTCAATCAGATGCTGACGGAACTGGATGGGGTGGAGGGGTTACAAG GAGTTTATGTTCTGGCAGCCACCAGTCGCCCAGATTTGATTGATCCTGCCCTACTTCGACCTGGCCGCCTGGATGAATGTTTGTACTGTCCGCCTCCAGACCAG gTGTCTCGGTATGAAATCCTGAAAGGTCTCAGCTGCTCCATGATGTTAGACCGCGATGTGGATTTTCAGTACATTGCTAGTCGGACAGAAAACTTTACAGGAGCGGATCTGAAGGCCTTGTTATATAATGCTCAGCTGGAGGCCATCCATTCAAGCCTAGCACCCAGTGCACCCCAG GACAGCGGGTCTGGATCCGACAGTGACGCCAGCTTATCTTCAATGATTTTCCTGAACCACAGCAGTGCATCAGATGAATCTTCAGGAGAACCAGACAGTGCCCTGGAACAGTCCTTTACCTCCCTGGATATGGTGAAAATTCCTCCGGATGATTCAAAGTCCAATATATGGCGGCTTTATTTTGGCAGCTCCAATGACTCTGACTTGGGGAATGGCAGTTCAGATCAGGTACTAGCCTTG GAGGAGCCGCCTCACTGCCAGATGGAATCAAAGAAGAAAATGTGCGTTGGCCAAAAGCACCTTCTGGCAGCACTTGCCACTACCAGACCGTCTATAAGTGCAGAAGACTGGAGGTTCTTCAACCATCT